The following is a genomic window from Marinococcus sp. PL1-022.
GCCAGGTTGTCCCCGAGCAGGGCACGCCGGGAGGAACCGCCTCCGTCAACTACAAGAACACTGCCGGCGGGAATATCGCCAAGCGCCTGTTCAACAAGCACGTTATCTTCAAATACCCGTACTGTTTCTATTGGCCCTTCAAAGGAACGTGCTGGTCCGTGCGATAAAAACGGCTCGTTGGCGACAAAAACTTCGTTACCATATTCATCACAGATATCAGCTGTTCTACCCATATGTATGCCTCCTTTTATTATTTTCATTGTAAGGCTTTCCCAGAAGAAAGAAAATAGCAGGAGAACAGAAAAAAGATGCCACTATCATTTTGCTTTCAAAGGGCGATATGATAATCTAGGAAAGAGAAATTTGAAGGAGGATGTAAAACATGAATCAAATGGATGCAAATGAAATTATCCAGTTCATTTCAGATAGTAAAAAATCCACTCCGGTTAAAGTACATATTACCGGCGAGTTGGATGCTATCGGATTTGGAAATGAAACGAAGCGGTTTATTACAGGAAACACCGGTGTATTGTTCGGTGAATGGGAAGATATTAAAGAAGGCATCGAAGCGAATGCAGACAAAATTGAAGATTTTGTTGTAGAAAACGACCGCAGAAACAGCGCGATCCCGATGCTTGATCTAAAAGACATCGAAGCACGCATTGAGCCGGGCGCGATCATCCGCGACCAGGTGGAAATCGGTAAGGGCGCCGTTATCATGATGGGCGCAAGCATCAACATCGGTTCAGTTGTTGGAGAAGGCACGATGATTGATATGAACGTTGTAATGGGTGGACGCGCCACCGTGGGCAACAACTGCCATATCGGTGCAGGATCAGTTCTTGCTGGTGTCATTGAGCCGCCGTCCGCACAGCCGGTCGTTGTCGAAGACGGCGTTGTAGTGGGCGCCAACTGCGTGATCCTTGAAGGGGTCACTGTCGGTGAAGGCGCAGTCGTAGCTGCCGGCGCCGTAGTAACAGAAGACGTGCCGCCAAATACGGTTGTTGCTGGTACTCCTGCACGCGTCATCAAAGAAATTGATGAGCAGACAAAAGGAAAAACAGAAATTAAACAGGAACTGCGCCGCTTAAAATAACAACGCTGCAACGTAACGGTGAAAGGCTGCCTTTTGGGACGGGTTCCAAAAGGGGCCTTTCTTTTTCATTTACGCGAAAGGGGCAAACAGCATGAACTGGCTTGAAAAAGACCAGCACTATATAATGTCTACGTACCAGCGTCTTCCGATTGTCGTGGAAAAAGGGGAAGGCAATTACTTATATGACAGCGAACAAAACAAATACCTTGATTTATTTACCGGCCTGGCCGTCAATATTGTCGGTCATTCGCATCCTTACTTGCTCGGTAAGCTGAAGGAACAGGCAGAGCAGTTTCTGCATATTTCCAATATGTTTATTAACAAACCGGCGGTCCGCCTGGCGGAACGGTTGATTGGGCTCAGTATCCCGGGGAAGGTGTTCTTTGCAAACTCCGGAGCGGAAGCCACTGAAGCAGCGGTCAAGCTTGTGCATAAATGGGGCAGCGGCCAGGAAATCCCGAAAAAAGGAATCGCTGTGCTCGAAAAAAGCTTCCACGGACGGACGCTTGGTGTTATTCAGCTGACACGCCAGCCCGGAATTTATCAGGATTTTCCGGCCGCGGACTACCCCGTATATGAAGTGGAAGCAGAAAACCTGGAGGCGCTTGAAGAAGTGCTTAAGACGAAGCAGCCGGCCGCATTTTTATTCGAGCCAATTTTAGGCTCAGGCGGCATTCAGCCAGTCTCTCCTTCCTTTATGGAGAAAGCAAAATCCCTGTGCGAAAAATACAATGTGCTGTTTATCGTGGATGAAATTCAGACCGGAATCGGGCGCACCGGAACATTTTTCGCCTACGAACGGGCAGAAATCACACCGGATGTTATTTTGTTTGCCAAAGGCATCGGCGGCGGTCTTCCGCTTGGAGGAATGATTGCCGGAGAACGTGTGAAGGAAGTATTTCAACCGGGCGACCATGGCACGACCTTCGGGCCTTCCCCGCTCAGCGCTGCGATGGGAAATGCAGTGCTTGACGTTCTGTATGATCAAAACGAACTGGAAAATGGGCGTAAACGGGCTGACTATCTGTGGTCCCGTCTGGAAGAGTGGAGGAAAGAAAGCGAAGGGTTTGTGCAGGAAATCCGCGGACTTGGCATGATGGTCGGTGTGGTACTGGACGCAGACGCTTCATTTGTCAAAACACTGCAGGAGAGGCTGCTTGCAAAAGGATTTATGTTTAATATTACCCAGCAGCGCATTATTCGTCTGCTGCCACCGCTGACCCTTGAGAGAGCGGAAGTGGACGCTTTTATTGAAGCCCTCGCTGGAGAAATGAGCGCCCTGAAAGAAAGGAGCGTGCAGTAATGGCCTTCACTGATTTAACAAGGTTCCGCCGGGATCTGCACCGCATCCCGGAGCCGGGATTCCAGGAAGTCAAAACCCAGCAGTACCTGCTTGATGTAATTCGTGCTCTCCCGCAGGAACATCTGTCATATAAAACGTGGGAGACTGGTATCCTTGTCCGTATCGAAGGGTCGGATCCGGAAAAAACCGTCGGCTACCGAACGGACATGGACGGCCTGCCGGTTCCGGAGCAGTCAGGTCTGAAGTTTCCGTCCGGGCATGAAGGAATGATGCATGCCTGCGGGCACGACATGCACATGGCGATTGCGCTTGGCATACTGCAGAACCTTGCGGAGCACCGGCCAGTTCAAAACGTGGTAATGCTGTTTCAGCCGGCAGAAGAAGGACCCGGAGGAGCAGAGCCGATGATTCGGTCCGAGGAATTTAAGGCATGGAAGCCCGACGAAATTTATGCCCTTCATATCGCACCAGAGCACCCGGTGGGCACGATTGCGACAAAGCCGGGGGTACTGTTTGCCAACACCTCGGAATTGTTTATCAATCTCCGAGGCAAAGGAGGGCATGCGGCGCGTCCCCACCAGACGGAGGACATGGTGGTGGCAGCAAGCCACTTTGTGACTCAGCTTCAGTCAATCGTAGCAAGAAACATTGATCCGCTCGATCCGGCTGTTGTGACAATCGGTACGATTGAAGCAGGAACCAAGCAGAACATTATTGCGGAATCCGCGCGGGTGGAAGGGACGATTCGCACCTTTTCGATGGACAATATGAAGTTGATCAAAGAAAGAATAACCGGAATGCTGAAAGGGACTGAAGCTTCCTTTCACTGTGAAACAGACGTGGACTGGGGAGCGAATTACTGCCAGGTGTATAATGATGAAGCAAAAACAGCGGAACTGACGGCGTTTGCAGAGAGCCACGGGCAGGTCAACTTTGTGGAGAGCCGGGAAGCAATGACTGGAGAAGACTTTGGCTATTTTCTCCGGGACATCCCCGGGACGATGGTCTGGCTCGGAGTGGATACGCCGTACGGACTGCATGATAACCGGATCAGTCCTTCCGAAAAAGCAATGGACACAGCAGTAGAGTTTTTTACTGATTTTTTATGCAGCCGGTGATTAAAAAAAGCGGGGGCTCTGAAAGCCTCCGCTTTTTTTTGATTTACGCTTCTTTGCTGACGTTTACCTGGTGAGGGTAAGGGATTTCGATATTGTGGGCATCAAGATCTTCCTTGCAGGCCTTCAAAAGCTCCCGCTGCATGGCCCACTGCATCATGTTCTCTGTTTTGGCGATAATGCGGATCGTAACCTCTGAAGCGCCAAGGGCGTTTACTCCGACAACGTCGGGGCCTTCCTTGAAAATACCCTGCTCCTCGGCCACGCGGTTGCAGGCCCCCTGAATGACAGCAATCGCTTTGTCCACATTTTCTTCATAAGCAATGCCAATATCGACAATGGCCTGCATGTTTCCGCGCGAATAGTTGCTGACAACACTGATCTCCCGGTTTGGTACGAAATGAAGCGTACCGTCAAAGCTTCGCACCTGAGTGGTGCGCAGTCCGACCTCCTCGACGATACCGTCTATTCCGGCAATCGCAATGTAGTCTTCAACGTCAATCTGCTTTTCGAGCAGAATAAAAAAGCCGGTAACAACGTCGCTTACAAGGCCCTGGGCCCCGAAGCCAATCGCAAGCCCGACAATTCCGGCGCTGGCGATAAGCGGAGCAATATCAAGATCGAACAAACCTAAAGTAATGGTGATTACGATAAACAACAAAATGTAAGTAAAGATGCTTATAGCGAGCTTCGAAAGGGTTTTGACCCTGCCCGGGTGCATATTCCGCTGCTTTTCCATGCGGTTAAAGGCACGGTGGATGACCTTGCTTCCGATGGCCCGTACGATGATATAGCCGATGAGCACACCAATTAGCTGCACCATTAAAATAACGGCAGCTGTCCAGAAAACTCCTTCATTAAACGATTCCATATTCAAGTTATACCACTCCCCAGCCTGTAGTTTCCATTTTAACCTGATTAGTATAACATAACTAATTGTGCCAAAAAATATGCAATAGTAATGAATCAAACTGCCGTGAACACAGGAGTGGAGCGTTTCGTTGACTTTGAAATTGGGGGTCCATATAATGAAGGATAGAATGCAGGATCGCAATTATTAAAGGAGTGGAATGCATGAGTGAAAAGCGTATGGTGGCAAAGCAGGCTCCACGCTTCGAGATGAATGCCGTCATGCCGGACACCTCGTTTGGCACGATCAGCCTTGAACAAGTAATGAAAAAGGATAAATGGACGGTGCTCTTTTTCTATCCAATGGATTTCACCGATATTTGTCCGACGGAAATTACAACAATGAGCGACCATTATGACGAGTTCGAAGAGCTTGATACAGAAGTGATCGGTGTCTCGACAGATACAATCCATTCGCATAAGGCATGGATCAATATGACACGGGAAGATAATGGGCTCGAGCAGCTGAAATTTCCGCTTGCAGCTGATACAAATCACCGGGTAAGCCGGGATTACGGGGTTTTAATCGAAGAAGAGGGAATAGCACTGCGCGGTTTGTATATTATTAACCCAGACGGGGAACTGCAGTATTCGATGATTCACCACAATGATGTCGGGCGCGACGTTGACGAGGTGCTTCGCGTACTGCAGGCTCTGCAGATAGGTGGAATGTGTCCGGCGAACTGGAAGCCGGGCCAGGATACGCTGAACACGTAAGCGTTCATTTTCCATAGTGCATGGGCCCGTTAAAAAGCTGAAGGACTTGAGAAGAATAGGGGAGAACGGAATGAAGAAACAGTTTGCAGTCATTGGTCTCGGCCGGTTCGGCGGAAGCATATGCAACGCCCTGGCCGATGAAGGGATGGATGTGCTTGCTATTGATTCCAACGAGCACCGGGTGAATGAATTTGCCCAGGTCGTCGCCCAGGCGGTCATAGCGGATGGTATGGACGAAAAGGCGCTGCGTGGTCTTGGCATCCGCAATTTTGATAATGTCATTGTAGCTATCGGTGATAATATTCAGGCAAGCATTATGACTACCATCGTGCTTGATGAAATCGGCGTCAAGCACATTACCGTAAAAGCGCAGAATGATTATCATGAAAAGGTGCTGCGGCGTATCGGTGCCCATGAAGTCATTCATCCGGAGCGCGATATTGGAGTAAGGGTGGCGCACAGCATTGTGTCCAAAAGCGTGCTGGACTATCTGGAGCTTTCCGAAGATTACAGTATTGTGGAGCTGGAAGCCGGTCAGCTGCTCGACGGTAAATCGCTTCTCGACCTGGATATACGTGAAACATATGGATGTAACGTGCTCGCTATTAAGCGCGGGGAGGACGTCCACGTATCACCACGTCCGGAGGTGGATATCAGTGAAGGAGACATTCTGATTGTCGTTGGCGCGGACGGAGATATTGCAAGACTCGAATCCCGGTGGATAGATGATAACTGAAAAATAATCCGGCCTTTTCGCATGATTGATGCGGAAGGGCTTTTTAGTTTTTCATTACGTACAAAGGGTAAATAAGGATGTTAGCTGCATATATTGTACCAGGAGGTGATTCAGGTGCTGCTATACGCTTCACTGCTTGTCATACTGCTGGCTGTCGGACTGATTGTTTATATATTTGATGTAAAAAGCAATTATTTCCCGGTGCCGATGGTGCTTTTGATTATTGGAATCGGGCTCTCCTTCATTCCCGTTTTCAGCAGGCTCGGTTTAAATCATGATATAATTTTTGATCTGCTGCTGCCGGGGATATTATTTGTGTCTGCCTATAGTTTTCCGATACGTTCATTAAAGAAAAACATCTGGCCAATTGCCACACTCGGAACATTGGGTCTGATGGCAACTGTATTTTTAATGGCCGTGCTTATATATCTTGTAGGGGCACCAGCTGCCGGTCTGTCCTTCGTTGCGGCATTTTTAATCGCTTCGGTACTGACACCGACAGATCCGGTATCTGTGACGGCTATTCTCGAAAACGTGTTTGGGGATTCGGATGTTCCGAAAGTCGTGGAGGGGGAATCGATGATCAATGACGGAACAAGCGTCGTATTGTTCGGGATTGCCTCCTCCATGTTTTTGTACAATGAGTCCTTTTCCATCTTTTCGTTTCTGGCTGAGTTTCTGCTGGTGTCACTTGGCGGTGTGGCTGTGGGTGTGGCAGGCGGGTGGCTTGTTACAAAAGCGGTTCATATCATGCATAATCATGTGTATCAGGTAATGCTCAGTGTGATTCTTGCCTACGGCGGCTTTTATATTGCTGAAGGCCTGGGGGTTTCCGGTGTTTTAGCCACCGTTTCGGCAGGTATCATGCTCTCACGGACCTTCCAGAAAACCGAAAAGGAGGAGGAGCTTCACTCTTATTTGGACGGCTTTTGGAAGGTGGTGGAGCCGGCCGTACTGTCGCTGCTTTTTTTGTTAATCGGCATTCAGTCAGCGGATTATCTTGCGTTCGGGCACTGGCTGCTCGCCATCGGAATATTTATTATTTCATTAATCGTCCGTTTCATTGTATTGGGCGGATTTCTAAAATTGTCACCGCATATTAAAGAACGGTTTCAGTGGTCATCTGTATTTATGATGACCTGGTCTGGGCTGAAAGGCACAGTATCTGTGGCCCTCCTGCTGAGTATCGAAACCCAGTCCAACAGCAGTGCGGATCTCGTTGTTTCTCTGACGTTTGCGGCTATTCTGCTTTCTCTTGTTATTCAAAGCCTCGGGGTCTATCCGCTGGCACAGAAATTTTCTTCCTGAGAGCCCGGCTATGTCTGGGGGCAGGAAAAGTGATATGTATAAGAAAAAACACGTCCGGATGAATGCCCCGGGCGTGTTTTATAATTTCCAATTAAGCTTTGCTCCAGTCGGCCTTCATTTCCACGCCGGCTGCGTGCAGAGTAGTAAATACCGGACAGCGGGCATCAACCTTTTCCTGAAGCTCCTGAACGCGTTCATCGCTTTCAGATGTCTGTACTTTCGCTTTTACCGACACTGTCTGAAAATAAGGACGAACATCAGGGTTGCCCATCATGCCTTCTGAATCAATATTGCCATTTACCTGAAATGAAATACCCTGCAGATCAAAATCCATTTCCTTTGCCACAAAATTGGCGACAGCGTTTTCGCAGCCTGCCAGAGAAGAGAGAAGAGCGGATAAAGGGTCCATGCCCTGATTGCTTCCGCCAAGGTTTTCCGGCTCATCGATCGTAATTTCATGAGAACCTGTGGAGAGGTCGGTCTGAAAGCTTTTAGCGTTTCCTTCTACATTAAATTCCATATTAGCCATATTCTTTCACTCCTTTGATTAGAACTATAATGTTATACCCGCGCCCCTATTAAGATAAACAATAGGAAGCCGATCCTCAAGTCGCGTTTTTTCAGCTTTCGTTTAGGGAATAAGATTGAAAAGCAAATTGTAAAGGAGAAATCAATTATGGCAAAGTACAGTAGAATTATCGCCCAGGCAGGATGTCACATCCATCATGCAGAACCAGCGCAGGTATATGAAGCCTGGACCAATCCTGAACTGATGAAAACGTGGATGTTTCCTTTAGGGGGAGAAGAGAAAGCAGAAGCAGAGGCCGATGTCTCAGAAGGAGGAGCATGGAGTGTAGTGAATGAAAGCCAGGACGAAGCGTACAGGGCTTACGGAAAATATGTGGAAATAGATCCACCGGAACGCATTAAGAAAACGCTCGTCCGTAAAGAGACAGGCGGCCAGGACGAAAAAATCACAGTGGAAATCAATTCTATTTTAAACGGAACCCAGTTGATTGTAACCCAGGACGTGGTGTTTCTTCATCATGAACAGCTCGAGGGAAAAGTGGTGGAAGAGCATTTAAGAGAAGAAAGGCTCCGGACGGAAAAATATTGGCACGAAATGTTTTCCTTATTATCGAAACAACTTACACCTTCGTAAGCGTATGATATTATAAAAGCGGGGAAAATATTTCCCCTACAGACTTAACGACGTATAGGATGATGAGGAAAATGCAGAAAAAGATCGTATTTACCGGCGGCGGCTCCGCCGGTCACGTTACGCCGAATATTGCTTTGATTAATGAGCTTGACCAAAACGATTGGGATATTTACTATGTGGGTTCAAAGGAAGGTATTGAAAAAGAGCTGATTGAGCGCAAGGGCATACGGTATCATTCTATCAGCTCAGGTAAACTGCGCCGTTACATAGACTGGCAGAATATTACTGATATTTTCCGTGTGGTGAAAGGCTGCCTCGAAGCCCGTAAATATTTAAAAAAGGTTAAACCGAATGTAGTATTTTCCAAGGGCGGCTTTGTCACTGTACCAGTGATTATTGCTGCCAAAACATTGAATATTCCCGTCATTATTCATGAAAGTGATATTACACCGGGACTTGCCAATAGAATTGC
Proteins encoded in this region:
- the dapD gene encoding 2,3,4,5-tetrahydropyridine-2,6-dicarboxylate N-acetyltransferase produces the protein MNQMDANEIIQFISDSKKSTPVKVHITGELDAIGFGNETKRFITGNTGVLFGEWEDIKEGIEANADKIEDFVVENDRRNSAIPMLDLKDIEARIEPGAIIRDQVEIGKGAVIMMGASINIGSVVGEGTMIDMNVVMGGRATVGNNCHIGAGSVLAGVIEPPSAQPVVVEDGVVVGANCVILEGVTVGEGAVVAAGAVVTEDVPPNTVVAGTPARVIKEIDEQTKGKTEIKQELRRLK
- a CDS encoding aspartate aminotransferase family protein encodes the protein MNWLEKDQHYIMSTYQRLPIVVEKGEGNYLYDSEQNKYLDLFTGLAVNIVGHSHPYLLGKLKEQAEQFLHISNMFINKPAVRLAERLIGLSIPGKVFFANSGAEATEAAVKLVHKWGSGQEIPKKGIAVLEKSFHGRTLGVIQLTRQPGIYQDFPAADYPVYEVEAENLEALEEVLKTKQPAAFLFEPILGSGGIQPVSPSFMEKAKSLCEKYNVLFIVDEIQTGIGRTGTFFAYERAEITPDVILFAKGIGGGLPLGGMIAGERVKEVFQPGDHGTTFGPSPLSAAMGNAVLDVLYDQNELENGRKRADYLWSRLEEWRKESEGFVQEIRGLGMMVGVVLDADASFVKTLQERLLAKGFMFNITQQRIIRLLPPLTLERAEVDAFIEALAGEMSALKERSVQ
- a CDS encoding N-acetyldiaminopimelate deacetylase; amino-acid sequence: MAFTDLTRFRRDLHRIPEPGFQEVKTQQYLLDVIRALPQEHLSYKTWETGILVRIEGSDPEKTVGYRTDMDGLPVPEQSGLKFPSGHEGMMHACGHDMHMAIALGILQNLAEHRPVQNVVMLFQPAEEGPGGAEPMIRSEEFKAWKPDEIYALHIAPEHPVGTIATKPGVLFANTSELFINLRGKGGHAARPHQTEDMVVAASHFVTQLQSIVARNIDPLDPAVVTIGTIEAGTKQNIIAESARVEGTIRTFSMDNMKLIKERITGMLKGTEASFHCETDVDWGANYCQVYNDEAKTAELTAFAESHGQVNFVESREAMTGEDFGYFLRDIPGTMVWLGVDTPYGLHDNRISPSEKAMDTAVEFFTDFLCSR
- a CDS encoding mechanosensitive ion channel family protein; this encodes MESFNEGVFWTAAVILMVQLIGVLIGYIIVRAIGSKVIHRAFNRMEKQRNMHPGRVKTLSKLAISIFTYILLFIVITITLGLFDLDIAPLIASAGIVGLAIGFGAQGLVSDVVTGFFILLEKQIDVEDYIAIAGIDGIVEEVGLRTTQVRSFDGTLHFVPNREISVVSNYSRGNMQAIVDIGIAYEENVDKAIAVIQGACNRVAEEQGIFKEGPDVVGVNALGASEVTIRIIAKTENMMQWAMQRELLKACKEDLDAHNIEIPYPHQVNVSKEA
- a CDS encoding peroxiredoxin, with product MSEKRMVAKQAPRFEMNAVMPDTSFGTISLEQVMKKDKWTVLFFYPMDFTDICPTEITTMSDHYDEFEELDTEVIGVSTDTIHSHKAWINMTREDNGLEQLKFPLAADTNHRVSRDYGVLIEEEGIALRGLYIINPDGELQYSMIHHNDVGRDVDEVLRVLQALQIGGMCPANWKPGQDTLNT
- a CDS encoding potassium channel family protein, which gives rise to MKKQFAVIGLGRFGGSICNALADEGMDVLAIDSNEHRVNEFAQVVAQAVIADGMDEKALRGLGIRNFDNVIVAIGDNIQASIMTTIVLDEIGVKHITVKAQNDYHEKVLRRIGAHEVIHPERDIGVRVAHSIVSKSVLDYLELSEDYSIVELEAGQLLDGKSLLDLDIRETYGCNVLAIKRGEDVHVSPRPEVDISEGDILIVVGADGDIARLESRWIDDN
- a CDS encoding sodium:proton antiporter is translated as MLLYASLLVILLAVGLIVYIFDVKSNYFPVPMVLLIIGIGLSFIPVFSRLGLNHDIIFDLLLPGILFVSAYSFPIRSLKKNIWPIATLGTLGLMATVFLMAVLIYLVGAPAAGLSFVAAFLIASVLTPTDPVSVTAILENVFGDSDVPKVVEGESMINDGTSVVLFGIASSMFLYNESFSIFSFLAEFLLVSLGGVAVGVAGGWLVTKAVHIMHNHVYQVMLSVILAYGGFYIAEGLGVSGVLATVSAGIMLSRTFQKTEKEEELHSYLDGFWKVVEPAVLSLLFLLIGIQSADYLAFGHWLLAIGIFIISLIVRFIVLGGFLKLSPHIKERFQWSSVFMMTWSGLKGTVSVALLLSIETQSNSSADLVVSLTFAAILLSLVIQSLGVYPLAQKFSS
- a CDS encoding OsmC family protein, translating into MANMEFNVEGNAKSFQTDLSTGSHEITIDEPENLGGSNQGMDPLSALLSSLAGCENAVANFVAKEMDFDLQGISFQVNGNIDSEGMMGNPDVRPYFQTVSVKAKVQTSESDERVQELQEKVDARCPVFTTLHAAGVEMKADWSKA
- a CDS encoding SRPBCC family protein — protein: MAKYSRIIAQAGCHIHHAEPAQVYEAWTNPELMKTWMFPLGGEEKAEAEADVSEGGAWSVVNESQDEAYRAYGKYVEIDPPERIKKTLVRKETGGQDEKITVEINSILNGTQLIVTQDVVFLHHEQLEGKVVEEHLREERLRTEKYWHEMFSLLSKQLTPS